Proteins from one Pseudomonas sp. KBS0710 genomic window:
- the minD gene encoding septum site-determining protein MinD, whose translation MAKILVVTSGKGGVGKTTTSAAIGTGLALRGHKTVIVDFDVGLRNLDLIMGCERRVVYDFVNVVNGEANLQQALIKDKRLENLYVLAASQTRDKDALTKEGVGKVLAELKETFEYVVCDSPAGIETGAHLAMYFADEAIVVTNPEVSSVRDSDRMLGLLASKSKRAEEGQDPIKEHLLLTRYNPERVSNGEMLGVEDVKEILAVTLLGVIPESQAVLKASNQGVPVILDDQSDAGQAYSDAVDRLLGKTVEHRFLDVKKKGFFERIFGGN comes from the coding sequence TTGGCCAAGATTCTCGTGGTTACATCCGGCAAGGGTGGTGTGGGTAAGACCACCACCAGCGCCGCTATCGGTACCGGCCTCGCTCTGCGCGGCCATAAAACAGTCATCGTCGACTTCGACGTCGGTTTGCGTAACCTCGACCTGATCATGGGCTGCGAACGCCGCGTGGTGTACGACTTCGTCAACGTGGTGAACGGCGAAGCCAACCTGCAACAGGCCCTGATCAAGGACAAGCGCCTTGAGAACCTGTACGTGCTGGCCGCCAGCCAGACCCGTGACAAAGACGCGCTGACCAAGGAAGGCGTGGGCAAAGTCCTCGCCGAACTGAAAGAAACCTTCGAATACGTGGTGTGCGACTCGCCGGCCGGTATCGAAACCGGTGCTCACCTGGCGATGTACTTCGCCGATGAAGCCATCGTCGTCACCAACCCGGAAGTCTCCTCGGTACGTGACTCGGACCGCATGCTCGGCCTGCTGGCCAGCAAATCCAAGCGCGCCGAAGAAGGTCAGGACCCGATCAAGGAGCACCTGCTGCTCACCCGTTACAACCCGGAGCGCGTCAGCAACGGCGAAATGCTTGGCGTTGAAGACGTGAAGGAAATCCTCGCAGTGACCCTGCTGGGCGTGATCCCCGAATCCCAGGCGGTCCTCAAGGCTTCCAACCAAGGTGTTCCGGTGATTCTTGACGACCAGAGTGACGCCGGCCAGGCGTACAGCGATGCAGTCGATCGCTTGCTGGGCAAGACCGTGGAACATCGCTTCCTCGATGTTAAGAAGAAGGGATTCTTCGAGCGTATCTTTGGAGGCAACTAA
- the minE gene encoding cell division topological specificity factor MinE codes for MKFLDFFRANKKPSTASVAKERLQIIVAHERGQRSTPDYLPALQKELVEVIRKYVNIGNDDVHVALENDGSCSILELNITLPDR; via the coding sequence ATGAAATTTCTCGACTTCTTTCGCGCCAACAAAAAGCCAAGTACCGCGTCGGTAGCGAAAGAGCGTCTACAGATCATCGTGGCGCACGAACGCGGCCAACGCAGTACCCCGGACTACCTGCCAGCCTTGCAGAAGGAACTGGTGGAGGTGATCCGCAAGTACGTCAATATCGGCAACGATGACGTGCATGTCGCCCTTGAAAACGACGGCAGCTGCTCGATTCTGGAACTCAATATCACCCTGCCTGATCGTTAA